The Deltaproteobacteria bacterium sequence GGACACATCGAGATCGACAACCTCCTGGACGCGAGCGCCCGTGTTGACCAGGAGAGCAAGGAGGGCCAGGTCGCGTGCCCCCTGCGGCGTCGATGCGTCGATGGCCCCGAGGAGTGCCTGCAGGTCGCCAGGCTCCAGGTACTCAGGCGGGCGATGCTCGACTCGCTTGTTGCCGATCTCGCGAATCTGACGGCATCGATCAAGGTGTTCCGGGGCGACCGATGCGATGTACCGGAAGAGGGTCTTGATCGCGACGAGCCTCTGGTTGCGCGTTCTTGGGGAACAGTCTCTCTCGCCCTCCAACCACCCGAGGAAGTCCCGGACTCTCTGTGCATCGACATCTTCGACCTCGATGCGATCCGAGGAGCGCCCGACAGCGGAGGAGATGTAGACCAGCAGCAGGCGAACCGCGTCCCGATACGACAGGACGGTGTTGCGGCTCAAGCCGCGTTCCCCCATGAGGTAGTGCTGGAAGAATGCCTGGATCAACGCGGAGAGCGTGCGAACGGGGCTCATCGATCGCGGCTCCCTTCCCCCGCAGGAATCGGAAGCGGACACCTGTGCTGGAAGCGTTTGGCGGCTTCACGTAGGGTCTCTTCGTTCGGCCGGAGATAGACCAGCGTGCTGCTGACGTCGACGTGCCCGAGGTAGGTGGAGAGCGCCGCGAGACGTTCGTTGACGTCGATCCCGCGACCATACCAGTCCAGGAGTCGGCGAACGGCGAAGGTGTGACGCAGATCGTGAATCCTGGGGAGACCACCACCCGGGGTGCTGATGCGTGCCCTCTCGATCAGCTCTCGATACGTGCCATGGACCGTCCGGTGGGCGAGGCGCGTCTTGCACAGCGTCGAGAAGAAGGGGGCGGATCCCAAATCGGTTCCGTGAGCGGCCAGCCGGCGTCCCATGTAGGTACGGAGAGCTTCGACGGTTGTCGGGTGCAGGGGAACGATTCGCGACTTCCCGAACTTCCCCCTTCGGATGCGCAGCGATGCGCCTTCGAAGTCGATGTCCCCGATGTCCATCGCCAGGGCTTCGCCGATTCGGATTCCCGTAGTCACCAGGAGCGCGAAGAGCGTGAAGAAGGTCTCGGGCCGGAGAGAGTCAGAAGGACCGAGATCGCGCGCCGCTCCGAGGAGACGGTCGATTTCCTCCGGGGAGAAGATGTGCGGTCGAACGACCGTCCGCCGCGGAAAG is a genomic window containing:
- a CDS encoding tyrosine-type recombinase/integrase — translated: MWQALRYAARHGVALPPLPERPRFPRRTVVRPHIFSPEEIDRLLGAARDLGPSDSLRPETFFTLFALLVTTGIRIGEALAMDIGDIDFEGASLRIRRGKFGKSRIVPLHPTTVEALRTYMGRRLAAHGTDLGSAPFFSTLCKTRLAHRTVHGTYRELIERARISTPGGGLPRIHDLRHTFAVRRLLDWYGRGIDVNERLAALSTYLGHVDVSSTLVYLRPNEETLREAAKRFQHRCPLPIPAGEGSRDR